A genomic stretch from Podarcis muralis chromosome W, rPodMur119.hap1.1, whole genome shotgun sequence includes:
- the LOC144326424 gene encoding uncharacterized protein LOC144326424 has protein sequence MIKDPNLWFLYDGLVTNFHPGNFQCVGVGAFTFPVAVEVNHKVPHLASRRKRAALGEHCEDEIYLTNSVGSVGGGFIGFLSMGIYPGVVSEQNRKALFALTCRLEKTINATTHVLRSLQSEVEDLNQLTMTHRLVLDYLLARSGGFCKIVPKGRCQVKFHDLNKTIEDELEKLQSLVVDNTPTQNPWGKMWSWIPGEGGMIARNVKHLTDPQILAIYRALPPVPDEPEEDDGYERMHREPVPVQEQAPLQEATVYSDVLSGVQAQESDESSL, from the exons ATGATTAAAGATCCTAACCTCTGGTTTCTATATGATGGATTGGTGACAAATTTCCACCCAGGAAATTTCCAGTGTGTCGGTGTGGGGGCATTCACCTTTCCGGTTGCAGTGGAGGTCAATCACAAGGTACCTCATCTTGCAAGCAGACGGAAAAGGGCGGCCCTAGGCGAACACTGTGAAGATGAAATTTATCTGACAAATTCTGTAGGGAGCGTTGGGGGTGGATttataggattcctctcaatggGAATTTACCCAGGAGTGGTTTCTGAGCAAAATAGAAAGGCACTATTTGCTCTTACATGCAGGCTGGAGAAAACTATCAATGCCACCACCCATGTCTTGCGCTCCTTGCAGTCAGAGGTTGAGGATTTGAACCAACTGACAATGACCCATAGATTGGTTTTGGACTACCTCCTTGCACGTTCAGGCGGTTTTTGTAAAATTGTCCCAAAAGGTCGATGCCAGGTTAAATTCCACGACCTCAACAAGACAATCGAGGACGAATTGGAAAAACTGCAGTCTTTGGTAGTTGACAACACACCCACTCAGAATCCCTGGGGGAAGATGTGGTCATGGATCCCAGGAGAGGG AGGAATGATAGCCCGCAATGTTAAGCATCTCACTGACCCTCAGATTCTGGCAATATACCGAGCTTTGCCACCGGTGCCAGATGAGCCAGAGGAAGACGATGGTTACGAGCGAATGCATAGGGAACCAGTCCCAGTGCAGGAACAGGCCCCATTGCAGGAAGCAACGGTTTATTCTGATGTCCTGAGTGGTGTTCAAGCTCAGGAGTCAGATGAATCTTCTCTCTGA